TCATTCATTCGACTGGAAAAGATGGATTCCTCACGTAGGAGTTTATGCTGGACTAAATTTTGGTTCTTTTTTAACGAGTTATCATGAAAGAGGTGGAATTTCTCCTAAGGTTGGTGTTTTGTTATTAAATGAGTTATCTAATGAATTTAATATAGTAACTAATTTATATTATGATTATATAGGAACTGATTTCTCTCAATTTTCATACATCCTTACAGGTACCTATAATGTTAATGACTATTGGTCAGTTTTTGGAGAAATGCAAAGTCAGTTCGAAAAATATGAGACTAAAACTAATCTTGGGTTAGGTTTGGCTTATTTATACAATGAAAACCTACAATTTAACACCTCTGTAAGAGCGATGCTTGAAAGAGAAAATGCAGGGGTTTACGCCGGTATCGGTGTTTCATATAGAATTAACAGACACGTTGATGAGTTTAGTGAAATAGATGAATTTGGTAATATTATTGAAGAACCAGAAACTGTTAAATATAAAGAAAACAAAGGTTTCTTTGGTCGCTTATTTGGAAAAATTGGAGGTCTATTTAAGAAGAAAGACAAAAACGTAGAACTTGACATCTCTAAAGAAGAGAAGGAACTTATTAATGAAGAAAAGCCAAGAAGAACACGTCAAAAATCATTAGTAGACGAAATCATCAAAGAAGACGCTAAACAGAAAAAGAAAACTACTAAAGAAGAGAAAAAAGCTGCTAAAAAAGCACAAAAGGCCGCTGAAAAAGCGCAAAAAAAATTAGAAAAGGACAAAGCTAAAGAAGCGAAACGCCAAGAAAAAGAGCGACTAAAGCTAGAGAAAGAAAAAGAAAAGGAGCGTTTAAAACTTGAAAAAGAAAAACAAAAAGAACGCGAAAAACTTGAAAAGGAAATTAAAAAGTTAGAAGAGGAAATTAAGAAAGAAGAAGAAAAAGAAAAGAAAAAAGACGGAGAAAACTAGAAATAAAAAAATTACTTTTGTTACATGATTCATGTAAAAGAAATACAAAATAAAAAGGAAATGAAACTGTTTGTTACATTTCCTTTTTCAATTTATAAAAATAACAGTTCTTGGGTACCTCCTATTATAAAGGATGAATTGGAAACGTTTGATCAAAGTAGCAACCCTGTTTTTGAACACGCAACAGCTCGTTTTTTTATTGCCTATAAAAATGATAAAATAGCGGGTAGAATAGCCGCTATCATAAATACGTACGAGGTAAATCAACAAAGCATAAAAAAAATGCGTTTTGGTTGGTATGACACTATTGATGATTTGGAAGTAAGTCGTGCCTTAATAGAAAAAGTAAAAGAAATCGGATTTCAAAACGAACTTGAATATATTGAAGGACCAGTTGGCTTTAACAACTTAGATAAGACTGGAGTACTAACTGATGGTTTTGATCATATTGGAACTATGATTACTTGGTATCATAACCCATATCAACACAAACATTTAGAACAACTCGGTTTTATAAAAGAGAAAGAATATTTAGAAAATAAGTTTTCATTTGTTAATGTTGATTTTGAAAAGTACCACAAGGCTAGTACCATCATTAAGAAGAGATATCAATTAACTGCTCTTAACTTCTCTAAAACTAAAGATATAATGCCTTATGTAGATGAGATGTTTGATTTGTTTAGTAAAACATATTCAAAACTATCTACCTACGTACCTATCTCTCAAAATCAAATAGAGTATTTCAAAAAGAAATATATCAGCTTTATCAACCCTGAATACATTAAGTTTGTTCTAAACAAAGAAGGAAAATTAGTTGCTTTTGCAATTGTAATGCCTTCATTCTCAAAAGCATTACAAAAAGCAAATGGAAAATTGTTCCCTTTTGGGATTTTTCACCTTTTAAAAGCAAGAAAACATGCCAAAGATGTTACCTTTTATTTGATTGGTGTACATCCAGAATATCAAAATAAAGGTGTTGTTGCAACCATATTCGAAGAATTTCATAAAACATTTACCAAAAAAGGCATAATAAACTGTATACGAACTCCTGAACTAGAAAATAATACAGCCATTCATCAAATTTGGAAAAACTTTGACCCTACAACCCATAAAAGAAGAAGAACCTATAAACTTGATTTATAATGCAGCTTTTTTATAACTCAGAAATATCAAAAGAAACCACCCAAATTCATTTTGAAAAAGATGAAAGTAGGCATATCATAAAGGTATTACGAAAAAAAGAGAACGATATTTTAAAAATCACAAACGGTAAAGGACTTCTTTTTGATGCTGAAATAATTATTGCCAATGATAAAAAGTGCGTGGCAAATATTGTTAATATTGAAGAGAAAAATAAATCACGTGATTATTATTTACATGTGGTTATAGCTCCAACAAAAAGTAACGATCGTTTAGAGTGGTTTTTAGAAAAAGCTACAGAAATAGGAATTGATGAAATAACCCCTATTATTTGTAAAAATTCTGAAAGAAAAGTAGTCAAAATTGATAGGCTTTCTAAAATTGTGCAATCTGCAATGAAACAATCTTTACAGTTTACACTTCCAAAACTAAATGCTCCAGTTAAGTTTTCTGATTTTATTGATCAAGATTTTAATAGTCAATTATTCATTGCTCATTGCGAAGAAAATTCTGAAAAAAAATATTTAAAAACTGAAATTATTCCTAAAGGAGCTTATACTATTTTAATTGGCCCAGAAGGAGATTTTTCTAATGATGAAATCTTAAAAAGCTTATCAAAAGGATTTACACCAATCTCGTTAGGATTAAATCGTCTTAGAACAGAAACAGCCGGTATATCAGTAGTACAAAGTATTGCCTTTCTACACCAATAACCTATTTTTTGTATATTTAGCTGTTAAAACCTACTATTTTTGACTATTACAGAGTTATTCAACCTATTTCTACTAGTTAGTGCGCTACATGGTTTCGCATTTAGTATTGTACTCTTTTTTTCCAAGTACGGAAAAGATCGTAGTATGATATACCTAAACCTTCTTATACTTGCTATTTCATTGAACAACTTCCAATCTTGGGTCATTGAACGCAAATTATTTCAACATCGATTTGCTCTAGATTATATTGAGGTACCATGGATTTTTCTTGGAATGCCGTTTCTTTACATGTTTTTAGTTCATTACCTAAACATCGAAAAAAAAACATTCAATATTCTTAAAATAGCGATTCCAATGTTTTTCATAATGACATTAGCTCAAATTGTATTTGTACTGAAAAACAGTGGTCTTCATCCTCAAGAAAACTTAGATTACGTATATGAAAAGTATACAACGACTGAGGAAATAGTGAGCTTCGTAACTTCTATTTCTTTGTTCATCTATTCTTTCTTGATTTTATTGAGAAAAGAAAAACTATTTGAAAAGATTCAATCTTATGATAATTTAAAGTGGTTATACACTTTTTTTAAACTTACCAGTGTTGGCTATCTACTTTGGATGGTTGCTTTAATAATAACCGTTAGTTTAAACTATACAGATTTTATCTTTTCTTATTACCCTCTAAGAGTTTACACAACCGTACTTATTTACTGGTTAGGTTATCAAGGCATAAGACAATTACGAATTTTAAAAGAAAGAAAAGTTATACGTGAGGGAATTCAAAAAGGAAATTCTAAAAGCACCCCTAATGTTATTCCTACAAAAGTTTCCTACCATGTAAAAAGTCATAATGTATCTGAAACACAATTAGAAAAGCACAAGGAACAATTTGAAGTAATTGATAATTATATTAAAAAGAATAATAAATTCCTTGAAAGTAAATACACTTTACAAAATTTATCCTTTGACACAGAACTAAGTTCAAGTACACTCTCTGTAATAATTAATAATATTGCTGGAAAAACTTTTACCGATTATTTAAATGAAATGAGAGTTGAGCAAGCTAAATCATTATTATTGGCTCCAGAGTTTTCAAATTACACTATTACTTCTATTGGGTTAGAGTCAGGATTTAACTCTAAATCTACTTTTTACACCGTTTTTAAAAAACATACTGGAATCACTCCATTTGAATTCAAAAGCTCTATTTTAATTACTAATTAATAGCTCTACTTAACATTTAAAAAGTTTTGATTCACCCAATCTGGATGATTTCGAACCTTAAAAACTTTAATCTTCGTTATATTTACATAAGTTAAAGTAAAAACTTAAAAATTGAAGATATGAAGGGGTTTTCAATTTTTAAGAACTAAACTTTTAAAAAGCATTGTTGATAGGCTGTAAGTGCCGTCAATAAAGAAAAGGGAAAGAGTCGAGAACAAAAAACACCAGTATATTATACTGGTGTTTTTTTGTTTTAAACATCACTTTTAAAACTGATAAATTTATACATTTTATAAAAAGTCAACTTAAAAACATCCAATTTGGATGTTTTTGAACTCTTAATTTTAATTCTCATAATACATTTGAATTAAAGAAATCAAACATTTTTTCTGAAAGCAATGTAAGGGGGTAGCTTATCAGAAAATACAAATGTTTTCTTAAGGGGAAAAACAACACCGGTGATTAAAATTCATTGGTGTTTTTTTTTGTTTTATTATATTGCTGTTATTATAATTTTATCAAATGAAATTACTGTTTAGCTTTCTTCTTCTTGTCTCATTAAATATACAAGGTCAAGAAATAGCCATATTAAAGTATAAAGGAGGTGGCGATTGGTATGCTAATCCAACTTCCTTACCGAATTTAATTAATTTCTCAAACATTAATAGTAAAACAACTATCAGTAAGAATGTTGCTACCATCAATTCAGATGATGAAGATATTTTTAATTATCCAATTGTATTCGTTACTGGGCATGGTAACATTTTCTTTTCTGCTGATGATATTGAAAACCTTAGAAACTACTTGAAATCTGGTGGGTTTATACATATTTCAGACAATTATGGCTTTGACAAATATGTAAGACGCGAGTTAAAAAAACTATTTCCAGAGTTAGAACTCAAAGAAATACCAGTAAACCATCCTATTTTTCATCAAACATTTAAATTTAACAACGGCCTTCCTAAAATACACGAACACGATAAAAAAGCTCCACAAGCTCTAGGACTTTTTTATAATGAAAGACTTATTGTGTTTTATGATTATGAAAGTGACTTAAGTGATGGATGGGAAGATCAATCAGTACATAACAACCCCAAAGAAGTAAGAGAAAAAGCTTTAAAAATGGGGGCTAATATCCTTGAATATGCTTTTAATAACTAATCAAACCCCTATAGACAGTATTAAAATAAATTTTGATACTGAAGCTTTATGGTTATTAAATATTGCTTTAGCAATTATCATGTTTGGTGTTGCTCTTTCTATAACTATTGACGATTTTAAAAGATTGATTAAAAACCCCAAAATTTTAGTTGTAGGACTGCTGTCTCAATTTATTCTTTTACCTTTTTTAACATTTTTAGCTATTCTTATTATTAAACCTCATCCTAGTTTTGCACTAGGAATGATGTTAGTAGCTGCTTGCCCAGGAGGTAATGTTTCAAATTTTTTCAGTAAAATGGCTAATGCAAATGCAGCACTTTCAGTTAGTTTAACTGCCTTTGCTACTGTTTTTTGTTTGATCATGACTCCTTTAAATTTAGAGTTTTGGGGCAGTCTTTATGAACCTACAAACAATATTTTAAAAGAGATACAATTAAATCCATACGAGCTTTTTAAGCTTGTTCTATTGATTTTAGGCATACCCTTGGTACTTGGAATGATTGTCAATCATTATCACCCCCTAATGGCTGAAAAAATCAATAAAATACTTCGACCTTTTTCTATTACTGTTTTTATGATTTTAATCATCGTTGCTCTTTATGACAATGCAGATATTTTTAAGAACCATATTCATTTAGTTTTATTTCTAGTAATATTCCATAATATCTTTGCGTACTTCATAGGCTATTTTACTGCAAAATCTTTCAGACTTGCAAAAAAGGATATAAAAACAATTACAATAGAAACTGGTATTCAAAATAGTGGATTAGGTTTACTATTAGTTTTTGGTTTTTTTGAAGGTTTAGGAGGAATGGCATTATTAACTGCCTTTTGGGGAGTATGGGATTTATTTTCAGGAATGGCATTGGCAACCTATTGGGGAAGAAAAAAGAAATAATGAAAACGTTATTATACTATTTAGTTAAACTATATATTAAAACTGGGCTCTATTTTTATTCTAAAAAAATAAGAGTTATTGGTTCTGAGAATGTCCCTAAAAAAGGCGCCGTATTATTTTTAGCAAATCACCCTAATGGTTTAGTAGACCCTTTATTTATTGCTACTAACACATCAAGGAAAACATTTTTCTTGGTAAGAGCTGCCGTTTTTAAAAATAAGATTGTCGCTTTTTTATTTGATTTGATTGGAATGATGCCTATTTACAGGATACGCGATGGAATAAAAGAACTTTCTAAAAATGATGCTATTTTTAACAAATGCTATGACATCCTTGGAAGTAAAAAATCTTTATTAATATTCCCTGAAGGAAGTCATAACAGAAAAAGAACAGTAAGACCATTAAGTAAAGGGTTTACTCGTATTGTTTTCGGAACTATTGATAAATATCCTAATTTACCAATACATCTCGTTCCTGTAGGAATTACCTATCAAAACTCTTCTACTTACCCTTGTAAAATTGCCTTACATTATGGAAATGCAATTATAGCTAATGACTATTATAATAAAGAAAACATTAATCAATCTGCAAATCAGTTAAAAAGCAACGTACAAGATGCATTAGAGAGGCTTTGCGTACATATTCCTACATCAGAATACGAACACACAAATAACCTTTTAAACACTGCTAATATTGATTTTACCAATGTAGAATACACAAATCAAATAATTCAGGATAAAGTTCTTCCAGTTAATACTCCCAAAAAGAAAAAGAACATCGTCCTACTATCTCTTGTTATCATAAATTCTTTCATTCCGTATTTTCTATGGAAAACAGCTTCTAAAAAAGTAGATGAAATTGAGTTTGTAGATACATTTAGGTTTGCAATGACTATTGTATTGTTTCCTCTATTTTACGCATTACAAGCTTTTATAATCTATAGAGTTATGAACAACATAAGCTATGCTGTTTTATATTTCCTTTTCTCAATACTCTTAGTTCTTTTATACACAAAAACTAGCACTACTAATTCAGAATAGCGCTCTGTATATCTGCTTGAATTTTGGTTCTCATATTACTTTTTACCAACCCTCTATTTCTCATAGTAGGATACACTCTATTAGATAGAAAAACATACAAGATTCCACTTTCAGGATCAGCCCAAGTGTACGTCCCAGTAAAACCACTATGTCCAAAACTCTTTTCAGAAACACATCCACAGGTTGGTTTTTCCTTTGGATTAATTTGTGGTTTATCAAAACCTAACCCTCTTCTCACGTTTTTATCGGCATAATAACGCTTATTAAACTTGGCTACTGTTTCTGGTTGATAATATTGTTTACCACCATAATATCCTTCTTGTAAAAACATCTGCATAATCTTTGCCACATCATTCGAGTTACCAAACAATCCAGCATGACCTCCTACTCCACCTTGCATTGCTGCTCCCATATCATGTACATAACCATGAACCAATTGGTTTCTATAATAAGAATCCTTTTCACTTGGCACAATTGCCTTCTTCGCAAATTTTTGCAATGGTAAATAAGACGTTCTATTTGCTCCTAATGGGGCATATAAATAAGTTTCAGCAAGTTTATTCAGCGGTTTATTAAACTTAGTTTCTAATATATCTTTGAATATATAATACCCTAGATCACTATACTTATATCCTTTTCTTTCTCTTTGCTCTGACTCTAAAATAAGTTTAGAAATAGAATCTTTATAAATTCTATTTAAGTATAAGTTTTTAGCTACTCTTGTGTTGTACTTTTTACTCCATTTTGAACTATAAAACTCCGGCAAATTTTTATGAGTAATGCTATCTTGTGTTTTAATATAAAAAGGAATCCAAGACTTTAAACGTGCCATATGCGACAATACTTCTTTCACCAATAAAGTATCCTTATTAGAATCTTTATACTTGCTTAAAATATCTCCTAAGCTCGAATAGATACTAAACTTTTTCTCCTCCTCTGCTTTCATAATTAAAGGAAGTGAAGCTAGAATCTTAGTTAATGAAGCCAAATCATAAACATCGTTATCCTTTACTCTTAACTTTTTCGAATTGGTATGATACCCAAAGTTCTTTTTGTAAATCACGACTCCGTTTCGAGCTACTAAAACCTGACCACCTGGAGTCATTCTTTTTCTTAAAATTGTATCAATTCGTTTATCAATAACTGATAAACTATCTGAAGACATCCCTACTTCCTCTGGAATTGAGTACTGCAATCTTTTTAATGATTTTTTCTCTACTCCATCACCAACATTAAAGTCCTCTTTGATAGACACAGGTAACTTACCATTTACATCAAAAGCTCCAAAAATAGCTTGGGCAGATAATTCCTGAGCTAGTTTACTATTTTGATAAGAAACAACAATACCATCTATGTTTGTAAATGATTTTACCTGTAATAAACTATACGGACTAGCAAGTACATTTAAAATAACTTTATTCTGTCTAGCAATTTCCTGTAATCGAACAAGCTCAACATTTTTAAACTTATACCCCTTCCATGGATGGGCATTTGATTTATGATATCCAATAATAACAATATCGTATTTCTTTAACTTCTTTAATAAAACGTCCAATTTAGAGCTAGATACAACATCTACTTGTGTGTAATTGTTCAGCATTCTTACAAAACTCTTATTCTTCGCATCTCCTAATTTTACATAAGCTATTTTTTTTCCAGCTAATTCTTTTATTGGCAAAACATCGTTCTTATCTTTTAAAAAGGTAATTGACTTTTTAACTAGTTTTCTATGTAACACCTCGTCCGAAGCACTATTCAATTCTAAACGTAAATTCTCTTCTTCAATTGGTTTGTACTTGTGTAAACCAGCCCAATATTTTGTTTTCAATATTTTTCTTACTGAATGATCAAGTCTTTCTTTAGATAATTTTCCAGACTCAACTGCTTTTTTAAAT
The sequence above is a segment of the Tenacibaculum sp. 190130A14a genome. Coding sequences within it:
- a CDS encoding GTP cyclohydrolase, translated to MIHVKEIQNKKEMKLFVTFPFSIYKNNSSWVPPIIKDELETFDQSSNPVFEHATARFFIAYKNDKIAGRIAAIINTYEVNQQSIKKMRFGWYDTIDDLEVSRALIEKVKEIGFQNELEYIEGPVGFNNLDKTGVLTDGFDHIGTMITWYHNPYQHKHLEQLGFIKEKEYLENKFSFVNVDFEKYHKASTIIKKRYQLTALNFSKTKDIMPYVDEMFDLFSKTYSKLSTYVPISQNQIEYFKKKYISFINPEYIKFVLNKEGKLVAFAIVMPSFSKALQKANGKLFPFGIFHLLKARKHAKDVTFYLIGVHPEYQNKGVVATIFEEFHKTFTKKGIINCIRTPELENNTAIHQIWKNFDPTTHKRRRTYKLDL
- a CDS encoding DUF4159 domain-containing protein, yielding MKLLFSFLLLVSLNIQGQEIAILKYKGGGDWYANPTSLPNLINFSNINSKTTISKNVATINSDDEDIFNYPIVFVTGHGNIFFSADDIENLRNYLKSGGFIHISDNYGFDKYVRRELKKLFPELELKEIPVNHPIFHQTFKFNNGLPKIHEHDKKAPQALGLFYNERLIVFYDYESDLSDGWEDQSVHNNPKEVREKALKMGANILEYAFNN
- a CDS encoding lysophospholipid acyltransferase family protein, translating into MKTLLYYLVKLYIKTGLYFYSKKIRVIGSENVPKKGAVLFLANHPNGLVDPLFIATNTSRKTFFLVRAAVFKNKIVAFLFDLIGMMPIYRIRDGIKELSKNDAIFNKCYDILGSKKSLLIFPEGSHNRKRTVRPLSKGFTRIVFGTIDKYPNLPIHLVPVGITYQNSSTYPCKIALHYGNAIIANDYYNKENINQSANQLKSNVQDALERLCVHIPTSEYEHTNNLLNTANIDFTNVEYTNQIIQDKVLPVNTPKKKKNIVLLSLVIINSFIPYFLWKTASKKVDEIEFVDTFRFAMTIVLFPLFYALQAFIIYRVMNNISYAVLYFLFSILLVLLYTKTSTTNSE
- a CDS encoding transporter, encoding MNKKILFFILLLIASAVKAQYTNVINSNRPGFSENPYSVGTGVYQFESNIFFRKAEATPLFSNTQSLGLDLLFRTSFLYEKLELNLHTSFQNDKIALKNVFETSQTQTGLGKFTLGAKYLVYAPEYNDKGKEIRSWKGRHSFDWKRWIPHVGVYAGLNFGSFLTSYHERGGISPKVGVLLLNELSNEFNIVTNLYYDYIGTDFSQFSYILTGTYNVNDYWSVFGEMQSQFEKYETKTNLGLGLAYLYNENLQFNTSVRAMLERENAGVYAGIGVSYRINRHVDEFSEIDEFGNIIEEPETVKYKENKGFFGRLFGKIGGLFKKKDKNVELDISKEEKELINEEKPRRTRQKSLVDEIIKEDAKQKKKTTKEEKKAAKKAQKAAEKAQKKLEKDKAKEAKRQEKERLKLEKEKEKERLKLEKEKQKEREKLEKEIKKLEEEIKKEEEKEKKKDGEN
- a CDS encoding bile acid:sodium symporter family protein — its product is MLLITNQTPIDSIKINFDTEALWLLNIALAIIMFGVALSITIDDFKRLIKNPKILVVGLLSQFILLPFLTFLAILIIKPHPSFALGMMLVAACPGGNVSNFFSKMANANAALSVSLTAFATVFCLIMTPLNLEFWGSLYEPTNNILKEIQLNPYELFKLVLLILGIPLVLGMIVNHYHPLMAEKINKILRPFSITVFMILIIVALYDNADIFKNHIHLVLFLVIFHNIFAYFIGYFTAKSFRLAKKDIKTITIETGIQNSGLGLLLVFGFFEGLGGMALLTAFWGVWDLFSGMALATYWGRKKK
- a CDS encoding 16S rRNA (uracil(1498)-N(3))-methyltransferase, which codes for MQLFYNSEISKETTQIHFEKDESRHIIKVLRKKENDILKITNGKGLLFDAEIIIANDKKCVANIVNIEEKNKSRDYYLHVVIAPTKSNDRLEWFLEKATEIGIDEITPIICKNSERKVVKIDRLSKIVQSAMKQSLQFTLPKLNAPVKFSDFIDQDFNSQLFIAHCEENSEKKYLKTEIIPKGAYTILIGPEGDFSNDEILKSLSKGFTPISLGLNRLRTETAGISVVQSIAFLHQ
- a CDS encoding glycoside hydrolase family 3 N-terminal domain-containing protein; the encoded protein is MQKRLLIFLPLIFVQFISAQQIDPLRTIDAENQTIWVDSILNNMTVEEKIGQLFMVQAYSNKDKKHKDFIIEMITKYHVGNLIFMQGTPEKQAVLNNEYQSIAKVPLLIGFDGEWGLDMRLKNTYRFPWNMTLGAIQDNNALKEFGKHLGAHCKRLGIHVNFAPVVDINTNPDNPIIGNRSFGESKENVTEKAIAMTEGMQSMGVLANAKHFPGHGDTATDSHHTLPTISFSEQRIDSIELYPYKKMFEAGVGSVMTAHLSIPALETNETLPTSLSKNVVTNLLQHKLGFNGLVITDGLNMKGAANYSTSEEINLAAILAGNDLLLIPQDVPKTVALFKKAVESGKLSKERLDHSVRKILKTKYWAGLHKYKPIEEENLRLELNSASDEVLHRKLVKKSITFLKDKNDVLPIKELAGKKIAYVKLGDAKNKSFVRMLNNYTQVDVVSSSKLDVLLKKLKKYDIVIIGYHKSNAHPWKGYKFKNVELVRLQEIARQNKVILNVLASPYSLLQVKSFTNIDGIVVSYQNSKLAQELSAQAIFGAFDVNGKLPVSIKEDFNVGDGVEKKSLKRLQYSIPEEVGMSSDSLSVIDKRIDTILRKRMTPGGQVLVARNGVVIYKKNFGYHTNSKKLRVKDNDVYDLASLTKILASLPLIMKAEEEKKFSIYSSLGDILSKYKDSNKDTLLVKEVLSHMARLKSWIPFYIKTQDSITHKNLPEFYSSKWSKKYNTRVAKNLYLNRIYKDSISKLILESEQRERKGYKYSDLGYYIFKDILETKFNKPLNKLAETYLYAPLGANRTSYLPLQKFAKKAIVPSEKDSYYRNQLVHGYVHDMGAAMQGGVGGHAGLFGNSNDVAKIMQMFLQEGYYGGKQYYQPETVAKFNKRYYADKNVRRGLGFDKPQINPKEKPTCGCVSEKSFGHSGFTGTYTWADPESGILYVFLSNRVYPTMRNRGLVKSNMRTKIQADIQSAILN
- a CDS encoding helix-turn-helix domain-containing protein, whose amino-acid sequence is MIYLNLLILAISLNNFQSWVIERKLFQHRFALDYIEVPWIFLGMPFLYMFLVHYLNIEKKTFNILKIAIPMFFIMTLAQIVFVLKNSGLHPQENLDYVYEKYTTTEEIVSFVTSISLFIYSFLILLRKEKLFEKIQSYDNLKWLYTFFKLTSVGYLLWMVALIITVSLNYTDFIFSYYPLRVYTTVLIYWLGYQGIRQLRILKERKVIREGIQKGNSKSTPNVIPTKVSYHVKSHNVSETQLEKHKEQFEVIDNYIKKNNKFLESKYTLQNLSFDTELSSSTLSVIINNIAGKTFTDYLNEMRVEQAKSLLLAPEFSNYTITSIGLESGFNSKSTFYTVFKKHTGITPFEFKSSILITN